The Salinispora tropica CNB-440 genome has a window encoding:
- a CDS encoding RCC1 domain-containing protein, with translation MVWRISQRAVRGAGAHRTVRDIVGWFFLALAVVVTQVVGVLPVAAQNEPSPSAVGSDAFLAWGDNAFGQLGDGTTTGSNTPLPVSLPAGTDATAVVAGDFHSLALTSAGTVLAWGRNDSGQLGDGTTVSSSTPVVVRLPVGVTVTAVAAGFGHSLALTSTGVVLAWGSNSFGQLGDGTTVSSSTPVAVRLPVGVTVTAVAAGSGHSLALTSVGAALAWGNNFSGQLGDGTTVSSSTPVAVRLPVGTTVTAVAGGSHHSLALTSAGAALAWGGNFSGQLGDGTTVSSSTPVVVSLPVGTTVTALAGGDAHSVALTSAGAALAWGSNGDGQLGDGTNADSSVPIAVSLPAGATITAIAAHDGAHNLAITSTGAALAWGGNGDGQLGDGTNADSSVPIAVSLPAGTTITAIAASVEHSLALAAPPSTSTTALQITPLHPKADQDITLTATVTCTTDTPTGSVTFRNTTTDLATTPLNSAGVATHTTTLPAGTHTLTAHYTSDGTSCPNSQSEATTVTIDAPTDPDAPTDPDLPITGPNLPTTIGTAALLILIGATLIHLTNRRRPTDHPSRSA, from the coding sequence GTGGTGTGGAGAATCAGCCAGCGGGCAGTCCGCGGTGCCGGAGCGCATCGGACGGTACGGGACATCGTCGGGTGGTTCTTCCTCGCATTGGCGGTGGTGGTCACCCAGGTGGTCGGCGTGTTGCCCGTGGCCGCGCAGAACGAGCCGTCACCTTCCGCCGTCGGGTCGGACGCCTTTCTCGCCTGGGGCGACAACGCCTTCGGCCAACTGGGTGACGGGACCACCACTGGCAGCAACACGCCCCTCCCCGTGAGTCTGCCGGCGGGTACCGACGCCACCGCTGTTGTCGCCGGTGACTTCCATAGTCTGGCGTTGACCTCGGCCGGCACTGTTCTTGCCTGGGGCAGAAACGACAGTGGTCAGTTGGGGGATGGGACGACTGTCAGTAGTAGTACGCCGGTCGTGGTGCGTCTGCCGGTGGGTGTCACGGTCACCGCCGTTGCCGCCGGCTTCGGCCACAGTTTGGCGTTGACGTCGACCGGCGTTGTCCTCGCCTGGGGGAGCAATTCCTTCGGTCAGTTGGGGGATGGGACGACTGTCAGTAGTAGTACGCCGGTTGCGGTGCGTCTGCCGGTGGGTGTCACGGTCACCGCCGTTGCCGCCGGCAGCGGCCACAGTTTGGCGTTGACGTCGGTCGGCGCCGCCCTCGCCTGGGGGAACAATTTCTCCGGTCAGTTGGGGGATGGGACGACTGTCAGTAGTAGTACGCCGGTTGCGGTGCGTCTGCCGGTGGGTACCACGGTCACCGCTGTCGCCGGCGGCAGTCATCACAGTTTGGCGTTGACGTCTGCTGGGGCTGCCCTTGCCTGGGGGGGTAACTTTTCCGGTCAGTTGGGGGATGGGACGACTGTCAGTAGTAGTACGCCGGTCGTGGTGAGCTTGCCGGTGGGTACCACGGTCACCGCCCTCGCTGGCGGTGACGCCCATAGTGTGGCGCTGACGTCGGCCGGCGCCGCCCTCGCCTGGGGTAGTAACGGCGATGGCCAGTTGGGCGATGGGACCAATGCGGACAGCAGTGTTCCCATTGCGGTGAGTCTCCCCGCGGGCGCCACGATCACGGCCATCGCCGCCCACGACGGCGCTCACAACCTGGCGATCACCTCCACCGGCGCCGCCCTCGCCTGGGGTGGTAACGGCGATGGCCAGTTGGGCGATGGGACCAATGCGGACAGCAGTGTTCCCATTGCGGTGAGTCTCCCCGCGGGCACCACGATCACGGCCATCGCCGCCTCCGTCGAACACAGCCTGGCACTCGCCGCACCGCCGTCGACGTCCACCACCGCATTGCAGATCACGCCACTCCACCCGAAAGCCGATCAGGACATCACCCTCACCGCCACCGTCACCTGCACCACCGACACCCCCACCGGGAGCGTCACCTTCCGCAACACCACCACCGACCTCGCCACCACACCCCTGAACTCCGCCGGCGTCGCCACCCACACCACCACGCTCCCCGCCGGCACCCACACGCTCACCGCCCACTACACCAGCGACGGCACCTCCTGCCCCAACAGCCAGTCCGAGGCCACCACCGTCACCATCGACGCCCCCACCGACCCCGACGCCCCCACCGACCCCGACCTACCCATCACCGGCCCCAACCTGCCCACCACCATCGGCACCGCCGCCCTGCTCATCCTCATCGGCGCCACCCTCATCCACCTCACCAACCGACGCCGACCAACAGACCATCCCTCGCGGTCAGCGTAG
- a CDS encoding TIGR03557 family F420-dependent LLM class oxidoreductase codes for MVSVGYTLLSEQAGPKELVDHAVRAEAVGFDHLVVSDCYSPWLDSQAHSPYAWSVLGAVAHATSRAALMSYVTCPIRRYHPAVVAQKASTVGVLSDGRFTLGLGAGEHLNEYVTGRWPHVRQRHEMFEEALKIIKPLLNGETVAFSGNHYAVPDAYLWDRPEQPVPMAVAASGRRSATLAAEYADAVIATEPDPHLLQMYDEAGGAGKPRYGQVVICYGPDEAECRSLLHDQFRWYGLGWKVKAELPGPDSFAEATRFVREEDAAAGIPYGPDVERHVAAFRRFVDAGFSHVALLQVGGGSQPMFLTWAHEHLLPRLREL; via the coding sequence ATGGTGAGCGTCGGCTACACCCTGCTCAGCGAGCAGGCCGGGCCCAAAGAACTGGTCGACCACGCCGTACGTGCCGAGGCGGTCGGCTTCGACCACCTGGTCGTGTCCGACTGCTACTCCCCCTGGCTCGACTCCCAGGCCCACTCCCCGTACGCATGGTCGGTGCTCGGCGCGGTTGCCCATGCCACCTCCCGGGCGGCGCTGATGTCCTACGTGACCTGCCCGATCCGCCGCTACCACCCGGCGGTGGTGGCGCAGAAGGCGAGCACCGTCGGGGTGCTCTCCGACGGCCGGTTCACCCTCGGCCTCGGCGCCGGCGAGCACCTCAACGAGTACGTCACCGGCAGGTGGCCGCACGTGCGACAGCGACACGAGATGTTCGAGGAGGCGCTGAAGATCATAAAGCCGCTGCTGAACGGCGAGACGGTGGCCTTCTCCGGCAACCACTACGCGGTACCCGACGCCTACCTGTGGGATCGGCCGGAGCAGCCAGTCCCGATGGCCGTCGCCGCCTCCGGCCGCCGGTCCGCCACCCTCGCCGCCGAGTACGCCGACGCTGTCATCGCCACCGAGCCGGACCCCCACCTGCTCCAGATGTACGACGAGGCCGGCGGTGCGGGCAAGCCCCGCTACGGGCAGGTCGTCATCTGCTACGGCCCGGACGAGGCCGAGTGCCGCTCGCTTCTGCACGACCAGTTCCGCTGGTACGGGCTGGGCTGGAAGGTCAAGGCGGAGTTACCCGGCCCGGACTCCTTCGCTGAGGCCACCCGGTTTGTCCGCGAGGAAGACGCCGCCGCTGGCATCCCCTACGGCCCGGACGTCGAGCGGCACGTCGCGGCGTTCCGGCGCTTCGTCGACGCCGGCTTCAGCCACGTCGCGCTCCTCCAGGTCGGTGGCGGGAGCCAACCGATGTTCCTGACGTGGGCGCACGAGCACCTTCTGCCCCGCCTGCGCGAGCTGTGA
- a CDS encoding DivIVA domain-containing protein — protein sequence MRHGTVYGGTEQLHPRLVRERNFSTVGLGRRGLDPQEVRHFLHRVAHELATLRQEVARLHDENTRIKRALRDWQSAQARRRTP from the coding sequence ATGCGTCACGGCACCGTCTACGGCGGCACCGAGCAGCTCCACCCGCGCCTCGTCCGCGAACGAAACTTCTCCACGGTGGGCCTCGGCCGGCGTGGTCTGGACCCCCAGGAGGTACGACACTTCCTGCACCGAGTCGCGCACGAACTGGCCACGTTGCGTCAGGAGGTGGCTCGGCTCCACGACGAGAACACCCGAATCAAGCGGGCGCTGCGGGACTGGCAGAGCGCCCAGGCCCGACGACGCACGCCCTGA